Proteins found in one Synechococcus sp. UW179A genomic segment:
- a CDS encoding DUF3104 domain-containing protein, which yields MTGESVNKDWWMGQVILCSGSARDPKLHNLFQIAVGGNGGS from the coding sequence CTGACCGGCGAATCGGTTAACAAGGATTGGTGGATGGGCCAGGTAATCCTCTGCAGTGGTTCTGCTCGAGATCCGAAGCTCCACAACCTCTTTCAGATCGCTGTTGGGGGCAATGGGGGGAGCTGA
- a CDS encoding DUF1651 domain-containing protein — protein sequence MSDAWLEDPKTHWAMRFHQQSKTLDGDVQVVVENGRPMPHSQPALIKSRIHMAYEDAVSLYKELQQIGWMHCPAFW from the coding sequence ATGTCAGACGCCTGGCTGGAAGACCCCAAGACTCATTGGGCAATGCGGTTCCACCAGCAATCCAAAACTCTTGATGGAGATGTCCAGGTTGTTGTCGAAAACGGCAGGCCCATGCCTCACAGCCAGCCAGCTCTGATCAAGTCACGCATTCATATGGCCTATGAGGATGCTGTGTCTCTCTACAAGGAACTGCAGCAGATTGGCTGGATGCACTGTCCCGCTTTCTGGTGA
- a CDS encoding Nif11-like leader peptide family natural product precursor — translation MSEEQLKAFLEKVKGDTSLQEKLKATKSPEDVVTIAKEHGHEFTADKISLLSEEELEGVAGGGAVGTPSLKPLNFMCNP, via the coding sequence ATGTCAGAAGAGCAACTCAAGGCATTCCTTGAAAAAGTTAAAGGCGACACCAGTCTTCAAGAGAAACTTAAAGCAACTAAGTCACCCGAAGATGTCGTGACTATCGCCAAAGAACATGGTCATGAATTCACTGCTGATAAGATCAGCCTGCTCAGTGAAGAGGAGCTGGAAGGTGTTGCTGGTGGTGGTGCTGTTGGCACGCCTAGTCTTAAGCCTCTAAATTTTATGTGCAACCCTTAG
- a CDS encoding SDR family NAD(P)-dependent oxidoreductase, translating into MTRIDLSGGLVVVTGGAGSIGSAIALHAAQAGASVAVCDTNIEAAGRIAAQIRSNGGVSEGFQLDVTDAAAVRQIMQRSVEKLGEMRGLVTAAGLLRTGPLATQTHRDWQQMMAVNVDGTFHAVQAAIPYLKSTGGSIVTMGSVSAFIGSADGGGYTTSKGAVLSLSYAAAGELAPQGIRVNNVAPGWVDGGFTHQALEASDDPDALRRRARALHPLGRMAKPDDVANAVVWLLSDQAAFITGSMLLVDGGFMIQH; encoded by the coding sequence ATGACAAGGATTGATCTAAGCGGTGGCCTGGTTGTAGTAACCGGCGGAGCAGGCTCGATCGGCAGCGCTATTGCCCTTCATGCTGCTCAAGCAGGAGCCAGCGTTGCCGTCTGCGACACCAATATCGAAGCTGCTGGACGCATCGCTGCACAGATTCGCTCAAACGGGGGCGTTTCCGAAGGCTTCCAACTCGATGTCACCGATGCGGCCGCAGTGAGACAGATCATGCAGAGGTCAGTCGAAAAACTTGGTGAAATGCGCGGCCTGGTGACCGCCGCCGGGCTTTTACGCACAGGACCACTCGCGACCCAGACCCATCGAGACTGGCAACAAATGATGGCCGTCAACGTTGATGGAACATTCCATGCAGTGCAGGCCGCCATTCCCTATCTGAAATCGACAGGAGGCTCGATTGTGACCATGGGAAGTGTTTCGGCGTTCATCGGCTCAGCGGATGGAGGGGGCTACACCACCTCCAAGGGAGCCGTGCTCAGCTTGAGCTACGCCGCAGCTGGGGAATTAGCGCCGCAAGGTATCCGCGTGAACAACGTTGCACCTGGTTGGGTCGACGGAGGGTTTACCCACCAAGCCTTGGAAGCAAGCGATGACCCGGACGCCCTCAGGAGACGAGCTCGCGCACTTCACCCCCTGGGACGCATGGCTAAACCAGATGATGTTGCCAACGCTGTGGTGTGGCTTCTCTCTGATCAAGCAGCGTTCATCACAGGCTCAATGCTTTTGGTGGATGGTGGTTTCATGATTCAGCATTGA
- a CDS encoding SDR family oxidoreductase, whose protein sequence is MTAQLVVITGAGAGIGKALAHAFSAAGHPCLLISRNQEMDPTLANKPVLYRQLDVSDAQALGDAITSAESQYGPTGCLINNAGMIHIGGLDSLSLEQVNEEVDTMIKGVTNGIHHVLSGMRERKCGTIINISSIGDRKPAPGAPVYHACKHAVRSLGESLNMSEAEHNVRVINLAPGLIRTAIHQKMGISFEEYCEMLGNPTFIEPIELAKIVLFCWQQPQHICIRDVAVMPTDCGF, encoded by the coding sequence ATGACAGCACAACTGGTTGTGATTACAGGTGCAGGCGCAGGGATCGGAAAGGCATTAGCACATGCTTTTTCTGCAGCCGGCCATCCCTGTTTGTTGATCTCAAGAAACCAGGAGATGGATCCCACATTGGCCAATAAGCCAGTGCTGTATCGCCAACTCGATGTCTCCGATGCCCAAGCGCTGGGGGATGCCATCACATCAGCAGAGAGTCAGTACGGGCCCACAGGCTGCCTGATTAACAACGCAGGGATGATCCACATCGGCGGACTAGACAGTCTCAGCCTCGAGCAGGTCAACGAGGAAGTCGACACCATGATCAAAGGGGTGACAAATGGCATTCACCATGTTTTGTCAGGCATGCGAGAACGCAAATGCGGAACAATCATCAATATCAGCTCCATTGGTGATCGCAAGCCTGCGCCAGGAGCACCTGTGTATCACGCTTGCAAACACGCCGTGCGCTCATTGGGCGAGAGCCTGAACATGTCAGAGGCAGAGCACAACGTCCGTGTGATCAACCTTGCTCCCGGACTCATCCGAACAGCGATTCATCAGAAGATGGGGATCAGCTTTGAGGAATACTGCGAAATGCTCGGCAACCCGACATTCATTGAGCCGATTGAACTCGCAAAAATTGTCCTCTTCTGTTGGCAGCAGCCACAACACATCTGCATTCGAGATGTCGCAGTTATGCCAACTGACTGCGGATTCTGA
- a CDS encoding VIT1/CCC1 transporter family protein, with product MALSLDLKTIKRSFYASIGEIVFGMEDGTVTIFGLVAGVAITANNSTQVLLAGATGGISSAISMMCGVFLDLQSDHDQEKIKNKKRFIKIQNEPGKAADHFLLKLSDAGISEQTIYTIRSEITDDTKKLIALDSAFDSQESDTPDSPFIHACWMFISNALSALTPVVAFAFWPLATARWISLLMTLTLLFLLGFGRAKIGQRAIYPTVIQTVGIASFAAAGGVIIGQIISRSFS from the coding sequence ATGGCCCTGTCTCTTGATCTAAAAACCATAAAAAGGTCTTTCTATGCATCGATTGGAGAAATCGTGTTTGGCATGGAAGATGGAACCGTTACCATCTTTGGACTTGTTGCTGGGGTTGCAATTACAGCTAATAACAGCACACAAGTTCTTTTAGCAGGAGCTACAGGTGGAATTTCCTCAGCCATATCAATGATGTGCGGCGTTTTTCTTGATCTTCAATCCGACCACGATCAAGAAAAAATCAAGAATAAGAAACGCTTTATAAAAATCCAAAATGAACCCGGAAAAGCAGCCGATCATTTTCTATTGAAACTATCGGACGCTGGAATAAGTGAACAAACCATTTATACAATTCGATCCGAGATCACGGATGACACCAAGAAACTGATCGCTTTGGACTCAGCATTTGATTCGCAAGAGTCAGACACACCTGATAGTCCATTCATCCATGCTTGCTGGATGTTCATCTCAAATGCACTATCTGCATTGACTCCAGTGGTCGCTTTTGCGTTTTGGCCACTAGCCACAGCGCGTTGGATATCACTACTGATGACGCTTACACTCCTATTCCTGCTTGGATTTGGGAGGGCAAAAATAGGCCAACGCGCCATCTACCCCACCGTGATACAAACCGTTGGCATTGCAAGCTTCGCAGCAGCAGGCGGAGTCATCATTGGACAGATAATCAGCCGAAGCTTTTCATAA
- a CDS encoding alpha/beta fold hydrolase, with product MASHTSAEQQLLLIHPIGVGLSSRFWDRFVAHWQDQDSTTDLLKPDLLGCGKAPCPARPLTPEDWAEPLIHLLRERAKGPVVLVCQGASLPIALAIEANAPELVSALVAISPPGWRVLKQEFPQSRAHWLWRILFDGLIGNLFYRYARRRRFLDGFSRKNLFARPESVDDEWLEMLKQGSRAMDTRWAVYSFLAGFWRRDWEPQLTGLNIPIQILFGINATGIGSSRSWDDLEERLGTYREKLPNASISTIPGRNVLPYESTEECVNSVREWVSTL from the coding sequence TTGGCCAGCCACACATCAGCTGAACAACAGCTGCTTCTAATTCATCCAATTGGCGTTGGGTTGTCATCGCGGTTCTGGGACCGATTCGTAGCGCACTGGCAAGACCAAGACAGCACGACGGATTTACTCAAGCCCGATCTTCTCGGCTGCGGAAAAGCACCATGCCCGGCACGCCCACTGACACCTGAAGACTGGGCTGAGCCTCTCATCCATCTGCTTCGAGAAAGAGCCAAAGGACCTGTTGTACTGGTCTGCCAGGGAGCGTCTCTGCCCATCGCCCTAGCCATTGAGGCCAACGCTCCCGAGTTGGTGAGCGCATTGGTGGCGATCAGCCCACCGGGCTGGCGGGTTCTAAAGCAGGAGTTCCCTCAGAGCAGAGCACATTGGCTCTGGCGCATCTTGTTTGATGGACTGATCGGCAACTTGTTTTACCGCTATGCAAGGCGTCGCAGATTTCTCGACGGATTTTCCAGAAAAAATTTATTTGCACGCCCTGAATCGGTTGATGACGAATGGCTGGAGATGCTCAAGCAAGGCTCACGAGCGATGGATACCCGCTGGGCGGTGTACTCCTTTCTTGCAGGCTTCTGGCGACGTGACTGGGAGCCACAGCTGACCGGCTTGAACATTCCTATTCAGATCCTCTTCGGCATCAACGCAACTGGGATTGGTTCATCCAGGAGCTGGGATGATCTCGAAGAGCGACTTGGTACATACAGAGAAAAACTGCCCAACGCTTCGATTAGCACCATCCCTGGAAGGAACGTTCTTCCCTATGAGTCAACAGAGGAATGCGTCAACAGCGTCAGGGAATGGGTCTCAACGCTCTAA
- a CDS encoding SMP-30/gluconolactonase/LRE family protein, protein MHQQIRVYASECVLDVGARLAEGPHWWEERGLLIWVDIEASRIGLFDPCHQTNRFIDTASHVGCVVPTSKGRLLAATSDGFKLINPDSGEIIPLHNPIEHLSNHRFNDGKCDPWGRLWAGNLHYDFLPNAGSLWRLNKFFKSSQMIDGVTISNGLAWSLDRKTFYYVDTPTLHVKRFPLTESGDLAGAGEVCIQIPPDWNCSPDGMTIDCNGMLWIALWNGSAVTCWDPRNGKHLATVEIPCSQVTSCCFGGSAFDKLYITTAKYDLDQESLALMPSAGGIFMAEVDVSGMPASVFLQS, encoded by the coding sequence ATGCATCAACAGATCAGGGTCTATGCATCGGAATGCGTACTTGATGTCGGAGCTCGTCTCGCAGAAGGTCCTCACTGGTGGGAGGAGCGTGGGCTTTTGATTTGGGTCGATATCGAAGCCTCACGCATTGGCTTATTCGACCCTTGCCATCAGACCAATCGTTTTATTGATACAGCTAGCCATGTGGGTTGTGTTGTGCCAACAAGCAAGGGTCGCTTGTTAGCTGCGACGTCTGATGGATTTAAATTAATCAATCCTGATAGTGGAGAAATAATACCGTTGCATAATCCAATTGAACATCTGTCTAACCACCGATTTAATGATGGAAAGTGCGACCCTTGGGGACGATTATGGGCTGGCAACCTTCATTATGATTTTTTGCCTAATGCTGGATCTCTATGGAGGTTAAATAAATTTTTTAAGTCCAGTCAGATGATTGATGGGGTTACCATCTCAAACGGACTTGCCTGGTCGTTGGATAGAAAAACTTTTTATTATGTTGACACCCCAACTCTTCATGTGAAGCGGTTCCCCCTGACCGAAAGTGGTGATTTGGCGGGTGCTGGAGAGGTCTGCATTCAAATACCTCCTGATTGGAATTGTTCGCCCGACGGCATGACTATTGATTGTAATGGCATGCTTTGGATTGCTCTTTGGAACGGAAGTGCTGTGACTTGTTGGGATCCAAGAAATGGTAAGCATTTGGCAACAGTAGAAATTCCTTGCTCGCAAGTAACCTCTTGCTGTTTTGGGGGGTCTGCATTTGATAAGCTCTATATCACAACCGCTAAATATGATCTTGATCAGGAGAGCCTGGCTTTGATGCCTTCTGCTGGTGGCATTTTTATGGCTGAGGTTGATGTTTCTGGTATGCCTGCCTCAGTTTTCTTGCAGTCGTGA
- a CDS encoding ferritin, producing MTNSATQATITIPVGPAGRAMAEPMSGELLDLMQAHLNLERQSSADYFAAAIWFAERELVGFAEHLRDEAKQEQEHAAKFADYLISRGQRPVLDTVEPPRQQWTDVEQVIANVFRMEADVTASVLQLYGTAEQDIDRRTTVFLDAIVDAQRLSEHEAAYLLGRVKFAAGNPAAVMIIDAELREGEAEPAKLEG from the coding sequence ATGACAAATTCCGCCACCCAAGCCACCATCACCATTCCCGTCGGTCCTGCAGGCCGGGCCATGGCCGAGCCCATGTCAGGCGAACTGCTTGATCTCATGCAGGCTCATCTCAACCTTGAGCGTCAGTCCTCAGCCGACTATTTCGCTGCTGCCATCTGGTTTGCTGAACGTGAACTGGTCGGCTTTGCCGAGCATCTGCGTGATGAAGCCAAGCAGGAGCAGGAGCATGCTGCCAAGTTTGCTGACTATCTGATCTCCAGAGGCCAGCGCCCGGTGCTCGACACCGTTGAACCACCGCGTCAGCAGTGGACTGATGTGGAGCAGGTGATCGCCAATGTTTTCCGCATGGAAGCTGACGTGACTGCCTCGGTGCTGCAGCTTTACGGCACTGCTGAACAGGACATTGACCGCCGCACCACCGTGTTCCTCGACGCAATCGTTGATGCTCAGCGTCTCTCTGAGCACGAGGCCGCCTATCTGCTGGGCCGCGTCAAGTTCGCTGCCGGCAACCCTGCTGCGGTGATGATCATCGACGCTGAACTCAGGGAAGGCGAAGCCGAACCCGCCAAGCTCGAAGGCTGA
- a CDS encoding DUF3104 domain-containing protein — MSVDHGLSSRQDSVERPVFLDVAPGMTVIVRHDYLTGEKRDKDWWMGHVIHCGGAARDPKIHNLFQIADVDSGEVKWVNADLVTQILPGC; from the coding sequence ATGTCTGTTGATCATGGTCTCTCTAGTCGGCAGGACTCTGTGGAACGGCCAGTGTTCCTGGACGTTGCTCCAGGGATGACGGTGATCGTTCGCCACGACTATCTAACTGGGGAAAAGCGCGACAAAGACTGGTGGATGGGTCACGTGATTCACTGCGGTGGTGCCGCTCGTGATCCGAAGATCCACAACCTGTTTCAGATCGCTGATGTGGACTCCGGTGAGGTCAAGTGGGTCAATGCCGATCTGGTGACCCAAATCCTTCCTGGTTGCTAG
- a CDS encoding nuclear transport factor 2 family protein, producing MQLTRNFVDNAIQLLEAGAIDEFLANYIAEDVQWIITGSSVLSGTYSSRKHFINTAILRLKSSLDGNIQWKVKSVIIDGPVAVLEMTSKAVSKQGEPYNNQYVWILEFNGKTFNNVRVYFDDVLVDKIIK from the coding sequence ATGCAACTTACTCGTAATTTCGTTGATAATGCCATACAATTGCTTGAGGCTGGCGCTATTGACGAGTTCCTAGCCAATTACATAGCTGAAGATGTCCAATGGATTATCACGGGTTCAAGTGTACTTAGTGGCACTTATTCATCAAGAAAGCATTTTATCAATACCGCGATCTTAAGGTTAAAGTCTTCATTAGATGGCAACATTCAATGGAAAGTAAAGAGTGTAATCATTGATGGTCCCGTTGCTGTACTAGAAATGACTTCAAAGGCGGTTTCCAAGCAGGGAGAACCTTACAATAACCAATACGTTTGGATACTAGAGTTTAATGGCAAAACATTTAATAACGTACGAGTGTATTTTGACGATGTCTTGGTTGACAAGATTATTAAATAA
- a CDS encoding class I SAM-dependent methyltransferase, with product MASQANRVLVVGPGPGQQLPDLLDACPNAELTILEPSQQMLSFCREAIADHAGRERCSLIQGEFNQKLLRSIHPIEWDLVVCHNVLHLYEPDNQVSLLRLLAQSTAFNGSLLLSGYSEPSEQKSTQQMLEIGLQRLRDRRLSDDQVEAIRRSRNRDVFSIDSHRVSSVLSAEELTPALQLYQGLFSRLWLSRRRGTEMG from the coding sequence ATGGCCTCTCAAGCCAATCGGGTTCTTGTGGTGGGTCCTGGTCCAGGACAACAGCTCCCCGACTTACTAGACGCCTGTCCAAACGCTGAACTTACGATCCTGGAGCCGAGCCAGCAGATGCTCTCGTTCTGCCGGGAGGCTATCGCCGACCATGCTGGACGAGAACGGTGCAGCTTGATCCAGGGAGAGTTCAATCAAAAGTTGCTGAGATCCATCCATCCAATCGAATGGGATCTTGTGGTGTGTCACAACGTGCTGCATCTGTATGAACCCGACAACCAAGTGAGCCTGCTGCGATTACTGGCTCAAAGCACAGCCTTCAATGGCTCACTGCTACTAAGCGGTTATAGCGAGCCCTCTGAGCAAAAGAGCACGCAACAGATGCTGGAAATTGGGCTTCAGCGCCTTCGCGACCGTCGTCTCAGTGACGATCAGGTCGAAGCGATACGAAGGAGTCGGAATAGGGACGTGTTCTCGATTGACTCCCACAGAGTTTCATCTGTGCTGTCCGCCGAAGAGCTGACACCTGCACTTCAGCTCTATCAAGGCCTGTTTTCAAGACTCTGGTTGAGCAGACGACGAGGAACTGAAATGGGTTAG
- a CDS encoding fatty acid desaturase, with translation MNSSVTRAKKSRPVRRVDFDLKSFMASDDRIAIWQVFNTVVPLALCAFLFSVVTNSFNFISVLTAPILFVLIVLLLSRSFSLMHDCGHHSLFRSKSLNRIVAFGLSLIHGIPHHPWSRGHAFHHKYNGNWDRYRGPSALTTREQYESKRSSEKAFYQILRHPLLLFPGGFYYLILKPRIALFLGFFECLVVSFKKFFSSVSKGNLPNIFSIIGSHQSSFFYTKGEVYDTIANSAVLFWCWWMIGGAIGHWHFWLLYVCAMSASAALMIAVFFVQHNFPGSYASNEKDWSYFKGAIEGSSFLQLPPILNWFTADIAYHHIHHLSERIPNYRLRDCHYANLHLLDDVKPLYLHQIPSCFSLILWDNVNLELVSTGI, from the coding sequence TTGAATAGTTCCGTCACCCGCGCCAAAAAATCAAGACCTGTTCGAAGAGTTGATTTTGATCTCAAGTCCTTTATGGCTAGCGATGATCGTATTGCCATATGGCAGGTTTTTAATACTGTTGTGCCTTTAGCTTTGTGTGCATTTCTTTTTTCTGTCGTAACTAACTCGTTTAATTTCATATCGGTATTGACTGCTCCAATCCTTTTTGTTCTCATTGTTCTTCTGTTGAGTCGCAGCTTCTCATTGATGCATGACTGTGGACATCACAGCTTATTCCGCTCGAAAAGTTTGAATCGAATTGTTGCTTTTGGGCTCAGTCTTATTCATGGGATACCCCATCACCCTTGGTCTCGAGGCCATGCCTTTCATCACAAATATAATGGCAATTGGGACCGCTACAGAGGACCTTCAGCTTTGACGACGCGCGAACAATACGAATCGAAGAGATCAAGTGAGAAGGCTTTTTATCAAATTCTGCGTCACCCATTACTGCTTTTCCCCGGAGGTTTTTATTACCTTATTCTTAAACCCAGGATTGCTCTCTTTTTAGGTTTTTTTGAATGTCTTGTTGTAAGTTTCAAAAAGTTTTTTAGTTCTGTTTCTAAGGGAAATTTGCCCAATATTTTTTCAATTATTGGAAGTCATCAATCTAGCTTTTTCTATACCAAAGGTGAGGTTTACGACACCATCGCAAATTCTGCCGTTCTTTTTTGGTGTTGGTGGATGATTGGAGGGGCAATTGGACATTGGCACTTTTGGCTTCTTTATGTATGCGCGATGAGTGCCAGCGCTGCTTTGATGATTGCTGTGTTTTTTGTTCAACATAACTTTCCTGGGTCTTATGCCAGTAATGAGAAGGATTGGAGCTATTTCAAAGGCGCTATTGAAGGATCGTCTTTCCTTCAACTACCGCCAATTCTGAATTGGTTCACCGCTGATATTGCATATCATCATATCCATCATCTCTCTGAGAGAATTCCTAATTATCGGCTTCGCGATTGCCATTATGCCAATCTTCATTTACTTGACGATGTTAAACCTCTTTACTTGCATCAGATCCCTTCGTGCTTTTCTTTGATTTTGTGGGACAACGTCAACCTTGAATTGGTGTCAACTGGTATATGA
- a CDS encoding Nif11-like leader peptide family natural product precursor translates to MTEEQLQVFLADAKDNTELQDKLKAASNANTVAAITKEAGFNISAGDLKKAQSEISDDELERAVGGKRLNPAFCTLGASPAINSCLDGAMKMW, encoded by the coding sequence ATGACGGAAGAACAACTTCAAGTTTTTCTGGCTGACGCCAAAGACAATACGGAGCTTCAGGACAAGCTTAAAGCGGCTTCTAATGCTAATACTGTTGCTGCCATTACCAAAGAAGCTGGATTTAATATCTCCGCAGGCGATTTGAAGAAAGCGCAATCAGAGATATCAGATGATGAATTGGAAAGAGCGGTAGGAGGCAAAAGACTGAATCCCGCTTTTTGCACTTTAGGGGCATCGCCTGCCATTAATAGTTGTTTAGACGGCGCAATGAAAATGTGGTAA
- a CDS encoding Nif11-like leader peptide family natural product precursor, giving the protein MSEEQLKVFLANAKGDTHLQEKLKAAKSFEEVVSLAKAYGCEITSDKLSEISKEELEHVAGGCWMNTCWGYGQGTAAAPDWN; this is encoded by the coding sequence ATGTCTGAGGAACAACTCAAGGTCTTCCTTGCCAATGCTAAAGGTGATACCCACCTTCAGGAAAAGCTCAAAGCAGCTAAGTCTTTTGAAGAAGTTGTGAGTCTTGCCAAAGCATATGGCTGTGAAATAACTTCTGATAAGCTCAGTGAGATTAGTAAAGAGGAGTTAGAACACGTAGCAGGTGGATGTTGGATGAACACCTGCTGGGGTTATGGCCAAGGAACTGCAGCGGCTCCAGATTGGAACTAA
- a CDS encoding sulfite exporter TauE/SafE family protein → MAIELLLQLALGAIAVVANALSAFAGGGAGLVQLPALILLGLPFASALATHKLASVALGVGAAGRHWRASSLDPHICLMILCAGLPGVWIGASSVLALPHRIATAALGLLTLSLGLYSARRPKLGQTERVVNINRQQQLIGIGVLFAIGVLNGSLSSGSGLFVTLWLVRWFGLSYPRAVAHTLIMVGLIWNGTGALVLGFSGEIHWSWLPALIVGSLIGGYLGAHLSLKQGNRLVKKAFECLALLMGLSLLIRSL, encoded by the coding sequence ATGGCCATTGAGCTGCTTCTGCAGCTGGCACTCGGCGCGATTGCTGTTGTAGCCAACGCCCTTTCAGCCTTTGCAGGTGGCGGTGCTGGCCTAGTGCAGCTACCGGCGCTGATCCTGCTGGGGCTCCCCTTCGCCTCAGCTCTGGCCACCCACAAACTGGCCAGCGTGGCCCTAGGTGTTGGTGCGGCTGGTCGCCATTGGCGAGCCAGTAGCCTCGACCCCCACATATGCCTGATGATCCTGTGCGCGGGTCTACCGGGAGTGTGGATCGGAGCAAGCAGCGTGCTGGCTTTGCCGCATCGCATCGCCACAGCAGCCCTGGGGTTGCTGACGCTATCTCTCGGGCTGTACTCAGCCCGTCGCCCCAAACTCGGACAAACCGAACGGGTGGTGAACATCAACAGGCAGCAACAGCTGATCGGGATTGGCGTGCTCTTCGCGATCGGGGTGCTCAACGGTTCCCTTTCATCAGGCTCAGGCCTTTTCGTCACGCTGTGGCTGGTGCGCTGGTTCGGATTGAGTTATCCAAGAGCTGTTGCCCACACGTTGATCATGGTGGGCCTGATCTGGAACGGCACCGGCGCTTTGGTCCTCGGGTTCAGCGGCGAAATCCACTGGAGCTGGCTGCCAGCCCTGATCGTGGGATCGCTGATCGGGGGATATCTCGGTGCTCACCTTTCACTCAAACAAGGAAATCGACTGGTAAAAAAAGCTTTCGAATGTCTCGCTCTGCTGATGGGCCTTTCACTGCTGATTCGCAGCCTTTGA
- a CDS encoding DUF1651 domain-containing protein produces MFNDHLDDAWSQQQLHWSGWLVNRQEGLFIQFKPDTSTKHVDCVLLSTFRWSPVLGNPVRQQRMPRHLGIEMWTNLQKIGWIPCSPPQS; encoded by the coding sequence ATGTTCAACGATCATCTTGATGATGCGTGGTCTCAGCAGCAGCTCCACTGGTCAGGATGGCTGGTCAATCGTCAGGAAGGTCTGTTCATCCAATTCAAGCCAGACACTTCGACAAAGCACGTTGACTGCGTTCTGCTGAGCACTTTTCGCTGGTCTCCAGTGCTGGGCAATCCAGTTCGGCAGCAGAGGATGCCGCGTCATCTCGGAATTGAGATGTGGACCAATTTGCAAAAAATTGGTTGGATTCCCTGCTCACCGCCGCAGAGCTGA
- a CDS encoding MIP/aquaporin family protein: MYQNYFIGELLGTLFLVLFGCGVCGGALLKSSKSYSSGWMAISAGWGFAVMIGIFISMASGSRGGDINPVITLMKYGLGKYSSGWMVMAIILAQCIGAFLGAVFVWLVYLPHWKQTESRSDKLSVFATAPAIKNGFANYLSECLATTALVIIAGALAEYGNTYNFSDGSLPYIFGFVVWGIGLSLGGPTGYAINPARDLGPRLAHAVLPIDGKGSSCWRYSWVPVAGPLSGVLFGLCIIKLFLTK, from the coding sequence ATGTATCAGAATTACTTCATTGGCGAACTATTGGGCACACTTTTTTTGGTACTGTTTGGATGCGGTGTATGCGGTGGAGCCTTATTGAAATCTTCGAAATCGTATAGCTCGGGTTGGATGGCTATTTCAGCAGGTTGGGGCTTCGCCGTAATGATAGGTATATTTATCTCTATGGCATCTGGGTCCAGAGGCGGAGATATTAACCCTGTCATTACTTTGATGAAATATGGCCTTGGCAAGTATTCCTCTGGATGGATGGTTATGGCAATCATCCTTGCTCAATGCATTGGAGCATTCTTGGGAGCAGTGTTTGTATGGCTTGTTTATTTGCCTCATTGGAAGCAAACGGAAAGTAGGAGCGATAAGCTGTCGGTTTTTGCAACAGCACCTGCGATCAAAAATGGTTTCGCAAATTATCTTTCTGAATGCTTAGCGACAACAGCGCTTGTGATTATCGCTGGTGCGCTTGCCGAATACGGCAATACTTATAATTTTTCAGACGGTTCGTTGCCTTATATCTTTGGCTTTGTCGTTTGGGGAATTGGTTTATCCCTTGGAGGACCAACGGGATACGCCATCAATCCAGCAAGAGATTTGGGTCCACGATTGGCGCATGCTGTTCTTCCTATTGATGGTAAAGGTTCGTCTTGTTGGAGGTATTCATGGGTTCCGGTGGCTGGACCATTGTCTGGTGTTTTGTTTGGATTGTGCATTATCAAACTATTTCTAACAAAATAA